In Alicyclobacillus macrosporangiidus CPP55, a single window of DNA contains:
- a CDS encoding GNAT family N-acetyltransferase, translating to MTNTGAKIEVLHPQGQADIRWLQELWKSEWGGDIMLSRGHVYRLVDLESLIAKVDGQFVGAATYRFDDNGGCELMSINATNPGGGVGTQLLQAVEDEARAAGCRRVWLITSNDNVEALRFYQRRGYRIAAVYPGAIDEARKIKPAIPLIGNHGIEIHDEIELAKEFGVC from the coding sequence ATGACGAACACAGGCGCAAAGATTGAAGTATTGCATCCACAAGGACAAGCTGACATTCGCTGGCTCCAAGAACTGTGGAAATCCGAATGGGGCGGGGACATTATGCTCAGCCGTGGCCATGTCTATCGGCTTGTCGACCTGGAATCCCTCATCGCCAAGGTCGATGGCCAATTTGTCGGCGCCGCGACGTATCGCTTTGATGATAACGGCGGTTGCGAACTGATGAGCATCAACGCCACAAATCCAGGTGGCGGAGTGGGTACACAGTTGCTCCAGGCGGTAGAGGACGAAGCGCGCGCGGCTGGTTGCCGTCGGGTGTGGCTCATAACCAGTAACGACAATGTGGAAGCGCTGCGGTTTTATCAGCGGCGTGGTTACCGAATCGCAGCCGTTTACCCTGGAGCGATTGATGAAGCGAGAAAAATCAAACCGGCCATTCCCTTGATTGGAAACCACGGGATCGAGATTCACGACGAGATCGAACTGGCAAAAGAGTTTGGTGTATGCTGA
- the ltrA gene encoding group II intron reverse transcriptase/maturase, which produces MRSCDERRQQNTPQGASARRVAVKPREAEIGGPSSSLAQVQTPSCEEGDSLLEKMLERENLLLALRRVEANKGAPGVDGVTVTQLRSYIQTHWADIRQQLLAGTYKPQPVRRVEIPKPGGGVRGLGIPTVIDRFIQQALLQVLNPIFDPEFSDNSFGFRPGRSAHDAVRRAQQYIQQGYRWAVDLDLAKFFDRVNHDKLMARVARKVKDKRVLKLIRAYLNAGIMADGVVVRNEEGTPQGGPLSPLLANIMLDDFDKELKKRGHRFVRYADDCNVYVKSRRAGERVMASLTRYLEGTLKLQVNQEKSAVDRPWKLKFLGFSFLPDKLATIRLAPKTLERFKERVRQITSRSRSMPIAERIRQLNAYIMGWVAYYRLAEMKRHCERFDEWIRRRLRMCIWKQWKRVRTRYRELRALGQPEWVVHMTANSRRGPWFMARMLNQAMDKTYFEQLGLRSLQARYLTLRGVS; this is translated from the coding sequence ATGCGTTCATGCGACGAGCGACGACAGCAGAATACCCCGCAAGGGGCCTCCGCCCGGAGAGTAGCGGTGAAGCCGCGAGAGGCCGAGATTGGAGGGCCGAGTTCGTCGTTGGCACAAGTGCAGACCCCATCCTGCGAAGAGGGTGACTCCCTGCTGGAGAAGATGCTGGAGCGGGAGAACCTGCTCTTGGCGCTTCGTCGAGTTGAGGCGAACAAGGGGGCGCCAGGGGTGGATGGCGTGACGGTAACACAACTACGGTCGTACATCCAGACCCACTGGGCTGACATCCGTCAGCAGCTGTTGGCGGGGACCTACAAACCGCAGCCCGTCAGGCGGGTCGAAATTCCGAAACCCGGAGGTGGGGTGCGGGGACTGGGAATCCCCACCGTGATCGACCGATTCATCCAGCAGGCGCTACTCCAGGTGCTGAACCCGATTTTCGACCCGGAGTTCTCCGACAACAGTTTCGGATTCCGGCCGGGGCGGAGCGCCCATGATGCGGTGCGCAGGGCACAGCAATACATTCAACAGGGTTACCGGTGGGCAGTGGACCTGGATCTGGCGAAGTTCTTCGACCGAGTGAACCACGACAAGCTCATGGCGCGTGTGGCACGGAAGGTCAAGGACAAGCGGGTGCTCAAGCTCATCCGGGCTTACCTGAACGCAGGCATCATGGCGGACGGGGTGGTCGTACGCAACGAGGAAGGGACACCGCAAGGCGGCCCCCTCAGCCCACTGCTCGCCAACATCATGCTGGACGACTTCGACAAGGAGCTGAAGAAGCGAGGACATCGGTTTGTCCGCTATGCGGACGACTGCAATGTCTACGTGAAGTCGCGCAGGGCGGGCGAGCGAGTGATGGCGTCACTGACCAGATACCTGGAGGGGACACTGAAACTGCAGGTCAACCAGGAGAAGAGTGCGGTAGACCGGCCGTGGAAACTGAAGTTCCTCGGATTCAGCTTTCTGCCCGACAAGCTGGCCACGATACGCCTGGCACCGAAGACGCTCGAACGGTTCAAAGAGCGGGTGCGCCAGATCACCAGCCGCTCACGAAGCATGCCCATCGCGGAGCGCATCAGACAATTGAACGCGTACATCATGGGATGGGTGGCGTACTACCGGCTGGCGGAGATGAAGCGGCACTGCGAACGGTTCGACGAATGGATCCGGCGCAGGCTGCGGATGTGCATTTGGAAGCAATGGAAACGGGTGCGCACGCGGTATCGGGAGCTACGCGCGTTGGGGCAACCGGAATGGGTGGTGCACATGACAGCCAATTCACGGCGAGGGCCGTGGTTCATGGCGAGGATGCTGAACCAGGCCATGGACAAAACGTACTTCGAACAACTGGGACTGCGCAGTCTTCAGGCGAGATACCTTACACTTCGTGGTGTTTCATGA
- the hemE gene encoding uroporphyrinogen decarboxylase, whose product MAQHPFLLACQRQPVPYVPVWYMRQAGRYQPEYRQLRERYSLLDICRIPELCMEVTRLPVTQLGVDAAILFSDIMVPLGPMGVDFDIVEHVGPVTHNPVQSAADVARLRVYDPAAELPYVAESVRLICDSVDVPLIGFAGAPFTLASYIVEGRPSRDYLKTKRLMWSEPAVWQSLMDKLADVVIRYLRMQIDAGAAAVQVFDSWVGSLAPEDFQAHVLPAMRRIFGAIADTGVPAIYFGVGTGELLPLFAEAGASVVGVDWRVSIREARRRTGGGVAIQGNLDPALLLAPWPEIERRARSVIDQGLEADGFIFNLGHGVVYHQPPVAVDTLRRLTEFVHEYSALRIGAGRNGA is encoded by the coding sequence ATGGCCCAACACCCGTTTTTGCTCGCCTGCCAGCGGCAGCCCGTGCCGTACGTGCCGGTGTGGTACATGCGCCAAGCCGGTCGCTATCAACCGGAGTACCGGCAGTTGCGCGAACGCTACTCCTTGCTGGACATCTGCCGCATCCCCGAGCTGTGCATGGAAGTGACCCGGTTGCCGGTCACCCAGCTCGGGGTCGACGCGGCCATTCTCTTTTCCGATATCATGGTCCCCCTGGGGCCCATGGGCGTCGACTTCGACATCGTGGAACACGTGGGGCCCGTCACCCACAATCCCGTGCAGTCGGCGGCCGACGTGGCGCGCCTTCGAGTGTACGATCCCGCCGCCGAACTGCCCTACGTGGCCGAGAGCGTTCGCCTCATCTGCGACTCCGTCGACGTACCCTTGATTGGATTCGCGGGGGCACCGTTTACGCTCGCCAGTTACATCGTCGAGGGCCGGCCATCGCGGGATTACCTCAAGACCAAGCGCCTCATGTGGTCCGAGCCCGCGGTGTGGCAGTCCCTGATGGACAAACTCGCGGACGTCGTCATCCGTTACCTCCGTATGCAGATCGATGCCGGGGCCGCCGCCGTTCAAGTGTTCGACAGCTGGGTCGGCAGCCTCGCCCCGGAGGATTTCCAGGCGCACGTCCTGCCCGCCATGCGGCGCATCTTCGGGGCGATCGCGGACACGGGCGTCCCCGCCATCTATTTCGGGGTGGGCACCGGCGAACTGCTGCCTTTGTTCGCGGAAGCGGGCGCGAGCGTCGTCGGAGTCGACTGGCGGGTGTCCATCCGCGAGGCGAGACGCCGCACGGGCGGGGGCGTGGCTATCCAAGGCAACCTGGACCCCGCCCTGCTCCTGGCCCCCTGGCCGGAGATTGAGCGGCGGGCGCGCAGCGTGATCGATCAAGGTTTGGAGGCCGATGGCTTCATCTTCAACCTCGGTCACGGCGTGGTCTACCACCAGCCGCCGGTGGCCGTCGACACGCTGCGCCGCTTGACCGAATTCGTCCACGAATACAGCGCGCTGCGCATCGGCGCGGGGAGGAATGGCGCATGA
- a CDS encoding acyl-CoA thioesterase/bile acid-CoA:amino acid N-acyltransferase family protein, with translation MNTIQVGVQVTPEVSLLDEPVHIQMDGLPPDSPVTVTAETNNILGLPCSARSSATFIADSNGRVDLDTHQPVSGSYDCVDGMGLFWSMEMKDVQYTRVYRNADLRYEPRETVVQFYVQRQREIIGTASCVRRLYDPHVQVLDITEPDMVGKLFFSKGSAPAPGIIVLGGGEGGLASPMTYAALLASHGYPSLALAYFRFENLPQNLREIPLEYFEKAIQWLKGHAACNGQIVVYGRSKGAELSLLLGARYHEISGVIASSPSSVVCVGDIQRDESGRYLTYSSWSVDGHPIPCVPWSDGLCTEAEQCLNHRLRMDHVHRTALLQAGDLKEYEIPVERIHGPVLLISSGDDHWWPATLHCERIKQRLREHGTSYECVHLDYPDAGHVIRFPGVPTTQLRMNGGTAKANHHASRESWGEILAFLGRLSSLGYAESFD, from the coding sequence GTGAATACTATTCAGGTTGGTGTACAAGTCACACCGGAAGTCAGTCTGCTGGACGAACCCGTCCATATTCAAATGGATGGCTTACCACCCGATTCGCCCGTTACCGTCACGGCAGAAACCAACAATATTCTTGGACTCCCTTGTTCAGCACGATCATCCGCGACATTTATCGCCGATTCAAATGGCAGAGTGGACTTGGACACGCATCAACCTGTCTCTGGTAGTTACGATTGTGTGGATGGCATGGGTTTGTTTTGGTCAATGGAGATGAAGGATGTCCAATACACTCGTGTATATCGGAATGCAGATTTGCGTTATGAACCGAGAGAAACTGTGGTGCAATTCTATGTCCAAAGGCAAAGGGAGATCATCGGGACAGCAAGCTGCGTCCGAAGGCTGTACGATCCACACGTTCAGGTACTGGATATCACAGAACCGGATATGGTGGGGAAGCTGTTCTTTTCAAAAGGGAGTGCTCCGGCCCCTGGAATCATCGTGCTCGGAGGCGGTGAAGGGGGTCTAGCGTCACCCATGACGTATGCAGCGCTACTGGCGTCGCATGGATATCCGTCATTGGCATTAGCGTATTTCCGTTTTGAAAACCTGCCGCAAAATTTACGGGAAATCCCGCTGGAATACTTTGAGAAGGCTATCCAGTGGCTCAAGGGTCATGCGGCATGCAATGGACAAATTGTCGTGTACGGGCGGTCCAAGGGGGCAGAATTATCGCTTTTGCTCGGTGCCAGATATCACGAGATTTCCGGTGTCATCGCGTCCAGTCCGAGTTCCGTCGTGTGCGTTGGAGACATTCAGCGAGATGAGAGTGGAAGATACTTAACGTATTCATCGTGGTCGGTGGACGGGCATCCGATTCCGTGCGTACCATGGTCTGATGGTTTATGCACCGAGGCAGAGCAGTGTCTGAACCATAGATTGCGCATGGATCATGTACACCGAACCGCGCTTTTGCAAGCTGGCGACCTTAAGGAGTATGAGATACCGGTCGAGCGGATACACGGTCCTGTTCTGCTCATCTCGTCCGGAGATGATCATTGGTGGCCAGCTACACTGCACTGTGAGCGGATCAAACAGCGGCTACGTGAACATGGAACGTCTTACGAATGTGTTCACCTTGATTACCCTGACGCTGGACACGTGATTCGGTTTCCGGGTGTGCCAACCACGCAATTGCGAATGAATGGCGGAACCGCGAAAGCAAATCACCATGCTTCCAGAGAATCGTGGGGAGAGATCTTGGCTTTCTTGGGACGCCTATCCTCACTAGGATACGCAGAGTCATTCGACTGA
- a CDS encoding metal-dependent transcriptional regulator has translation MPRTHGMEQYLEGIYILQAEGVTVLSSVLADYLGVSRPTVSQTIARLTSAGYVRFGEGKELMLTDRGLELAESIVRRHRLLERWLTDELGLDWADAHVEAGRLEHAISPLVEERLMERLGRPTTCPHGNIIPGSGAHLPPSRPLAEVEGPAEVKVVRILEQAEEDLDLLRFLHRAGIVPGAAIRRGEVASPYEAGVPVEVGGQRYALDEEVARRILVALPDPA, from the coding sequence ATGCCACGCACGCACGGGATGGAACAGTATTTGGAAGGCATCTATATCCTGCAGGCGGAAGGGGTCACGGTGCTCTCCTCCGTGCTGGCCGACTACCTGGGCGTTTCACGGCCGACCGTGTCGCAGACGATCGCGCGGCTGACATCGGCCGGGTACGTGCGGTTCGGGGAGGGCAAGGAGTTGATGCTCACCGATCGAGGGCTGGAGCTGGCCGAATCCATCGTCCGCAGGCACCGGCTTCTGGAGCGATGGCTGACGGATGAACTGGGCCTCGACTGGGCGGACGCCCACGTCGAGGCGGGTCGCTTGGAGCACGCGATCTCTCCGCTCGTCGAGGAGCGTCTGATGGAACGCCTGGGCCGGCCGACCACCTGTCCACACGGCAACATCATCCCGGGCTCCGGTGCGCACCTGCCGCCGAGCCGACCATTGGCGGAGGTGGAGGGCCCGGCCGAAGTGAAGGTGGTGCGCATCCTCGAGCAGGCGGAGGAAGACCTGGATCTCCTGCGGTTCTTGCACCGGGCAGGCATCGTGCCCGGGGCGGCCATCCGCCGCGGAGAGGTGGCGAGCCCTTATGAGGCAGGCGTTCCCGTCGAGGTCGGCGGCCAACGGTATGCGCTGGACGAGGAGGTGGCGCGGCGCATCCTGGTGGCGCTCCCGGATCCGGCATAA
- a CDS encoding VOC family protein, whose translation MDQQAAAPRTKGFSHVTIDVSNLRKSLEFYVQTLGMRLVHQGRRDAYLEWGTAWVCLQERPEMPPQSPQLGVDHVAFYIAPKEFHSAVETLRQAKITIVRGPVERGGGWTVNFLDPDGTQLEFHTGTLAERMKVWT comes from the coding sequence TTGGACCAACAGGCAGCCGCCCCCCGAACGAAGGGCTTCAGCCACGTTACCATCGATGTGTCCAATCTAAGAAAGTCGCTTGAGTTTTACGTTCAAACGTTAGGTATGAGGTTGGTTCACCAGGGTCGACGGGACGCGTATCTGGAATGGGGCACGGCATGGGTTTGTCTGCAAGAGCGACCGGAGATGCCGCCACAAAGCCCGCAACTCGGTGTGGACCACGTGGCATTTTACATCGCTCCAAAAGAATTTCATTCGGCTGTCGAGACGCTGCGTCAAGCGAAAATCACCATCGTCAGAGGTCCAGTGGAACGCGGCGGTGGCTGGACCGTAAATTTTCTCGATCCGGATGGGACACAGCTCGAATTTCACACAGGAACGTTGGCTGAACGCATGAAGGTATGGACTTGA
- a CDS encoding BrxA/BrxB family bacilliredoxin, whose product MVTMELDFYAMMVQPMRDELTQIGFEELRTPEEVDRVMQEKTGTTLVFVNSVCGCAGGIARPGVALALQQEKRPDRLVTVFAGQDKEATARAREYFENNPPSSPSIWLFKDGKLVDQLHRSDIEGTSAEHVADRLRAMFNQYC is encoded by the coding sequence ATTGTGACCATGGAACTTGACTTTTACGCCATGATGGTACAGCCGATGCGGGATGAATTGACGCAGATCGGATTCGAAGAGCTCCGCACACCGGAGGAGGTGGACCGGGTGATGCAGGAGAAGACGGGCACCACCCTGGTGTTTGTCAATTCCGTGTGCGGCTGCGCCGGCGGGATCGCCCGGCCGGGTGTGGCGTTGGCGCTGCAACAGGAGAAGCGGCCGGACCGGTTGGTGACGGTGTTCGCCGGCCAGGACAAAGAGGCGACCGCACGGGCGCGCGAGTACTTCGAGAACAACCCGCCCTCGTCGCCTTCCATCTGGCTGTTCAAAGACGGGAAGCTGGTGGACCAACTGCACCGCAGCGACATCGAGGGGACGAGCGCCGAGCACGTCGCCGACCGGCTGCGGGCGATGTTCAACCAGTACTGCTGA
- the hemG gene encoding protoporphyrinogen oxidase, protein MGDPSGQNARVVIIGGGITGLAAALALKDRADGERMPIRVTLLEQATRVGGKVRTYREHGFVMEAGPDSLLARKPAGVGLIRRLGVEGELVGTSPQATKTYIAFRGRLEPIPPGTNMGIPTRWAPFARTRLLSPAGKARALLDLVLPRGSRDEDESVGAFLRRRVGDEVVDHVAEPLLAGIYAGSIDRLSLLATAPQFRRLEEQYRSLILGSIRERRAASRAAASAPEKSGHGESVRSAFVTLRSGLETLVERLYDTLYEWADIRTRTAAVSIQRTVDGYAVDITGPDGDERLAADAVIVATPAPAAARLVGPLCPVASRLENVRYISTATVILGFRPGSVPANLDASGFVVPRQEGLGITACTWVSSKWPHAAGGKGVLLRCYVGRDGQQEGLQQTDAEMVAMVRNELSRLIQLDASPWFTIVTRWDHAMPQYDVGHLSLVAQVEQSVQRTLPGVVLAGAAYRGVGVPDCIADGQRAAERVFAHLAAHRPAHRPAGQPGELPGGR, encoded by the coding sequence ATGGGTGACCCGTCCGGCCAGAACGCGCGGGTGGTGATCATCGGCGGCGGGATCACGGGCCTCGCCGCTGCACTCGCGTTAAAGGACCGCGCAGATGGCGAACGGATGCCGATTCGCGTCACGCTTTTGGAACAGGCCACCCGAGTCGGCGGGAAGGTGCGCACCTATCGGGAGCACGGTTTTGTCATGGAGGCGGGGCCGGATTCGCTCCTGGCGCGCAAGCCCGCGGGCGTGGGCCTCATCCGCCGCTTGGGTGTGGAAGGAGAGTTGGTCGGCACCAGCCCGCAGGCGACGAAGACCTACATTGCCTTCCGCGGGCGGCTCGAACCCATCCCACCCGGGACCAACATGGGCATCCCCACCCGCTGGGCGCCCTTTGCCCGCACGCGCCTCCTGTCCCCCGCGGGCAAGGCCCGGGCCCTGTTGGATCTCGTCCTCCCGCGCGGCAGCCGGGACGAAGACGAATCGGTGGGGGCGTTCCTGCGCCGCCGCGTAGGTGATGAGGTCGTGGATCACGTCGCGGAGCCCCTGCTGGCCGGGATCTACGCGGGGAGCATCGATCGGCTGAGCCTCCTCGCGACCGCCCCCCAGTTCCGCAGGTTGGAGGAGCAGTACCGCAGCCTCATCCTCGGCTCCATCCGTGAGCGCCGGGCCGCCTCCCGCGCGGCAGCCTCTGCCCCGGAAAAGAGTGGACACGGAGAAAGCGTCCGCAGCGCCTTCGTCACCCTGCGTTCCGGGCTGGAGACACTGGTGGAACGGCTGTACGACACCCTGTACGAGTGGGCGGACATCCGCACCCGAACGGCGGCGGTGTCCATCCAGCGGACCGTCGACGGCTACGCCGTGGACATCACGGGGCCGGACGGCGATGAACGGTTGGCGGCGGACGCCGTGATCGTCGCAACCCCAGCCCCTGCCGCCGCCCGCCTGGTGGGGCCGCTGTGTCCCGTCGCCAGCCGCCTGGAGAACGTGCGGTACATCTCCACGGCCACCGTCATCCTCGGCTTCCGCCCGGGCAGCGTACCCGCCAATCTCGACGCGTCCGGGTTCGTCGTGCCGCGTCAGGAGGGGCTGGGGATCACCGCGTGTACCTGGGTGTCGAGCAAATGGCCCCACGCCGCCGGCGGCAAGGGCGTGCTGCTGCGCTGCTACGTGGGGCGGGACGGGCAGCAGGAGGGCCTTCAGCAGACCGACGCGGAGATGGTCGCGATGGTCCGGAACGAGCTCAGCCGGCTCATCCAGCTGGACGCATCCCCGTGGTTCACCATCGTCACCCGCTGGGACCACGCCATGCCGCAGTACGACGTCGGCCACCTGTCCCTCGTGGCCCAGGTCGAACAGTCCGTGCAGCGCACCCTCCCGGGCGTCGTACTCGCGGGGGCAGCCTACCGGGGCGTCGGAGTCCCCGACTGCATCGCGGACGGACAGCGAGCCGCCGAACGGGTCTTCGCGCACCTCGCGGCGCACCGTCCCGCGCATCGGCCGGCCGGGCAGCCGGGTGAACTGCCGGGTGGACGCTGA
- a CDS encoding fumarylacetoacetate hydrolase family protein, whose product MDEGGLSAGAALSDVVGGIALGLDLTDRDAQTALKKAGQPWEFAKGFQGSAVVTDFYEVADWNALLETPFELRINGRIAQSGRAKDMIFPFDTLIGYVSTHFGLDADDLLFTGTPAGVGPLRDGDELELVMDGRVWGRCRVVK is encoded by the coding sequence GTGGATGAAGGGGGCCTATCAGCCGGGGCCGCGCTGTCCGATGTGGTCGGCGGCATCGCCCTGGGCCTCGATCTGACCGACCGGGACGCCCAGACGGCGCTGAAGAAGGCGGGGCAGCCCTGGGAGTTTGCCAAGGGGTTCCAGGGATCGGCCGTGGTCACCGACTTTTACGAGGTGGCCGACTGGAACGCACTGCTCGAGACCCCGTTTGAACTGCGCATCAACGGGCGAATTGCCCAATCTGGGCGTGCCAAGGACATGATCTTTCCCTTCGACACCCTGATCGGCTACGTGAGCACGCATTTCGGCCTCGACGCGGACGACCTGCTCTTCACGGGTACACCGGCCGGGGTTGGCCCGCTCCGCGACGGGGACGAGCTGGAGCTCGTCATGGACGGGCGCGTGTGGGGCCGCTGCCGTGTGGTCAAGTAA
- a CDS encoding fumarylacetoacetate hydrolase family protein — protein sequence MAVMTGDKPYRTAQEALTRVKNIFCVGRNYRDHAAELGNDVPTKPMIFGKSTHALAVADGVVRVPAERENVHHELEIVLWMKGAYQPGPRCPMWSAASPWASI from the coding sequence ATGGCCGTGATGACTGGGGACAAGCCGTACCGGACGGCGCAGGAAGCGTTGACGCGCGTGAAAAACATCTTTTGCGTGGGGCGGAATTACCGTGATCACGCGGCGGAGTTGGGCAACGACGTCCCGACGAAGCCGATGATCTTCGGCAAATCGACACATGCCCTGGCCGTGGCCGATGGGGTGGTGCGGGTGCCGGCCGAGCGTGAGAACGTCCATCATGAGCTGGAGATCGTACTGTGGATGAAGGGGGCCTATCAGCCGGGGCCGCGCTGTCCGATGTGGTCGGCGGCATCGCCCTGGGCCTCGATCTGA
- a CDS encoding ferrochelatase, which translates to MTEPVGVLLMAYGTPTSLDEVEAYYTHIRHGRPPTPELLADLKARYQAIGGVSPLNEITRRQASALQARLDEIDGPGRWRVFLGMKHTRPFIQDTVRDMVASGIQTAVTLVLAPHYSTMSVKSYQTAADQAAAEAGPRLWHVDSWHLQPQFLQALAQRVTAALAKLSQGASSDGAVSGSRSTPQATDGAPGGTPATVIFSAHSLPERIVEAGDPYPRQLRETGEAVARLAGVTDYTFAWQSAGRTDDRWLGPDILDVIRQLAGQGRRRMVVCPAGFVADHLEVLYDVDIDCQRLAAELGVQLVRTASLNDDPLFIAGLADVVRSRAARGDHHG; encoded by the coding sequence ATGACAGAACCGGTGGGCGTCCTCCTGATGGCCTACGGCACCCCGACGAGCCTCGACGAGGTGGAGGCGTACTATACTCACATCCGGCACGGCCGGCCGCCGACCCCGGAGCTGCTGGCCGATCTCAAGGCCCGTTACCAAGCCATCGGCGGGGTCTCGCCGCTCAACGAAATCACCCGCCGGCAGGCGTCCGCCCTGCAGGCGCGGCTGGATGAAATCGACGGACCCGGGCGGTGGCGGGTGTTTCTGGGCATGAAGCACACCCGACCGTTCATTCAGGACACCGTCCGGGACATGGTTGCGTCTGGCATCCAAACCGCGGTCACCCTCGTCCTGGCGCCGCACTACTCCACGATGAGCGTGAAGAGCTACCAGACGGCGGCAGACCAAGCTGCCGCGGAGGCGGGCCCGCGCCTGTGGCACGTGGACAGCTGGCACCTGCAGCCGCAATTTCTGCAGGCGCTGGCGCAGCGGGTGACCGCAGCCCTCGCCAAGCTGTCCCAGGGGGCGTCTTCGGACGGTGCGGTTTCCGGCAGCCGGTCCACCCCCCAGGCGACTGACGGTGCGCCCGGCGGCACTCCGGCGACCGTCATCTTCTCGGCCCACAGCCTTCCGGAGCGGATTGTGGAAGCGGGAGATCCCTATCCCCGCCAACTGCGCGAGACCGGGGAAGCGGTTGCCCGCTTGGCCGGTGTCACCGATTACACCTTCGCCTGGCAGAGCGCGGGCCGTACCGACGACCGCTGGCTCGGACCGGACATCCTCGACGTCATCCGGCAATTGGCCGGGCAGGGCCGGCGGCGCATGGTCGTCTGCCCCGCCGGTTTTGTCGCAGATCACCTGGAGGTGTTGTACGACGTGGACATCGACTGCCAGCGCCTCGCCGCCGAATTGGGCGTCCAGTTGGTGCGCACCGCGTCGCTGAACGATGATCCGCTGTTCATCGCCGGCCTCGCGGACGTGGTCCGGTCCCGGGCTGCCCGGGGCGATCACCATGGGTGA
- a CDS encoding YfiT family bacillithiol transferase: protein MEDLRFPIGAYEPAREVSAGQRQQWIQEIATQPTILRTTVERLTDEQLDTAYRPGGWTIRQVVHHLADNNMNAYIRFRRALTEEVPVTPPYREDLWAELGDYREMPVELSLTLLEVLHQRFVVLLRALRTQDFRRTFSHATLGVMNLDMALHRFVWHGRHHIAQITRLCERMGWR, encoded by the coding sequence ATGGAAGATTTGCGCTTTCCCATTGGCGCTTACGAACCCGCCCGAGAAGTGAGCGCCGGACAACGGCAACAGTGGATACAGGAGATCGCAACGCAGCCAACCATCCTGCGCACCACAGTCGAGAGGCTTACAGATGAACAGCTAGATACGGCCTATCGTCCGGGGGGATGGACGATTCGACAGGTGGTCCACCATTTGGCGGACAACAACATGAATGCATACATTCGGTTCAGGCGAGCCTTGACGGAGGAAGTGCCCGTCACACCACCATATCGGGAGGACTTGTGGGCTGAGCTCGGTGACTACCGTGAGATGCCTGTGGAACTATCTTTAACGCTTCTTGAGGTACTGCATCAGCGCTTTGTGGTCTTGCTCCGCGCCCTCCGGACACAGGACTTCCGCCGAACATTTTCCCATGCCACGTTGGGTGTGATGAATCTCGACATGGCCCTTCATCGGTTCGTGTGGCATGGACGACATCACATCGCTCAGATTACGAGATTGTGCGAACGAATGGGTTGGCGATAG
- a CDS encoding D-alanyl-D-alanine carboxypeptidase family protein, translating into MRRFVFWRGWLCGLCAVLLSMLFAMPAEAAARRVGINARAAVVMDAESGTVLYSKNADVPLYPASTTKLMTAILLVTHLNPEDPVYISEEAARQPRVRLGLKPDTTITAEDALHAVLMKSANDVAYAVAQTVGGSQEGFARMMNLKARLIGCTHTNFVTPNGLHDDDHLSSAHDIALILREALRYPRIVAALQTKQYTVAGKTIRNGNRFVYLESAPFGEVIGGKTGYTSKAMYCLAFAARQDGKVRISVVLGAPRKSLMYRETRRLLEYAERDARVQLV; encoded by the coding sequence ATGCGCCGTTTTGTCTTTTGGAGAGGTTGGCTTTGTGGTCTGTGCGCCGTCCTGCTGAGCATGCTCTTCGCCATGCCCGCCGAAGCAGCGGCCCGGCGCGTGGGGATCAACGCCCGGGCCGCGGTGGTGATGGACGCCGAGAGTGGAACGGTCCTATACAGCAAGAACGCGGACGTTCCGCTCTATCCGGCCAGCACCACAAAATTGATGACCGCCATCCTGTTGGTCACCCATCTGAACCCCGAAGACCCCGTATACATCAGTGAGGAGGCGGCGCGGCAGCCGAGAGTACGGTTGGGTCTCAAGCCGGATACGACCATCACCGCGGAGGACGCCCTGCACGCCGTCCTGATGAAAAGCGCCAACGACGTCGCCTACGCCGTCGCCCAGACGGTCGGAGGGTCCCAGGAAGGGTTCGCGCGCATGATGAACCTCAAGGCGCGCCTCATCGGATGTACGCACACCAACTTCGTCACGCCCAATGGGCTGCACGACGATGATCACCTGTCCAGCGCGCACGACATCGCGCTCATCCTGCGCGAAGCCCTTCGCTACCCGCGGATCGTGGCGGCACTGCAGACCAAACAGTACACGGTGGCCGGTAAAACCATCCGCAACGGCAACCGGTTTGTGTATCTGGAGTCTGCACCGTTCGGCGAAGTGATCGGCGGCAAGACCGGATACACCTCCAAAGCGATGTACTGTTTGGCGTTCGCCGCGCGCCAGGACGGCAAGGTCCGCATCTCGGTGGTGCTCGGCGCTCCCCGTAAGAGCCTGATGTACCGGGAGACCCGCCGATTGCTCGAGTATGCCGAGCGGGATGCCCGCGTGCAGCTGGTGTGA